In Sulfurisphaera javensis, a single genomic region encodes these proteins:
- a CDS encoding MFS transporter translates to MPSFYLFVFLYSTSLESLVTFEHYLGFFLPFFVEDLGSKSVVLGDVVDIGWFATAIIGILAITMPFADKISRRVLYAVSAVVCAISFAIPIALPFKILAVAAANVILFGFGQGIGLWPIPRMWSAELFPTEIRNTAQGITWASMRFAIGIWSLFVPTILSIIGYSAIAAIFTAFFIAAAIIGGLYGPKSQSKSLETVLKEFYGDI, encoded by the coding sequence TTGCCCAGTTTTTATCTATTTGTATTTTTATATTCTACTAGTCTTGAAAGTCTAGTTACCTTTGAACACTACCTCGGATTCTTCTTACCATTTTTCGTAGAAGATCTTGGAAGTAAAAGCGTTGTCTTAGGAGATGTAGTAGATATAGGATGGTTCGCTACTGCAATAATTGGAATATTGGCTATTACTATGCCATTTGCAGATAAAATAAGCAGAAGAGTTCTTTATGCAGTTTCAGCAGTAGTGTGTGCTATATCGTTTGCAATACCTATAGCATTACCTTTCAAAATCTTAGCAGTTGCTGCAGCTAATGTTATATTATTTGGTTTTGGACAAGGAATAGGATTATGGCCTATACCGAGAATGTGGTCAGCAGAACTATTTCCTACTGAGATCAGGAATACAGCCCAAGGAATAACATGGGCTAGTATGAGATTCGCAATAGGCATATGGAGTTTATTTGTACCGACTATATTGAGTATAATAGGTTATTCAGCTATAGCTGCAATATTTACTGCATTTTTTATTGCTGCAGCAATAATAGGAGGACTATATGGACCAAAATCGCAAAGCAAATCGTTAGAAACTGTATTAAAGGAATTTTATGGAGATATATAA
- a CDS encoding MFS transporter: MLSKKQLALLSLGTSLSFFDIFNVPYIENYASASLGEVSSVLILSAEMIGYFIGGIINGYIASKYGRKVGLILSMILISIGSIIGLLSFSVTQLIIAEFIIGLGIEGEVATVPSYVAEMTDKNFRGRAVGLTTLFGFLMSLIVGPIAVILGESYWRLLFLPGIIIAIISLLIRVKLPESKLWVVKKEEKMKWDKMILVLIAIWFTSYFTGYALFSTPIFSTLAGKGFENTSLYFTYILYGDPIGVVVSSLLNDFIERKYSSMFANLISGILVALWPFFNGLSFLAIGFVIMFFQGFKFPTMYTYTAENLGTKIRTLGYGIADGIGHLGGAIGPVIMALLYLSNVEISYAVTGIVAMISALLIMTFGVLTNRKALEEIKG; encoded by the coding sequence ATGCTAAGTAAAAAACAGTTAGCTTTGCTCTCTCTAGGGACATCTTTAAGCTTTTTTGATATATTCAATGTGCCGTACATAGAAAATTACGCTTCAGCATCTTTAGGCGAAGTATCATCTGTGTTAATTTTATCAGCAGAAATGATAGGTTATTTCATCGGAGGAATAATTAATGGTTATATTGCAAGTAAATATGGGAGAAAAGTTGGACTAATACTTTCAATGATATTAATCTCTATTGGATCAATTATAGGCTTATTATCATTCTCTGTAACTCAGCTTATAATTGCTGAATTTATAATAGGATTAGGAATTGAGGGAGAAGTAGCAACAGTTCCATCATATGTTGCTGAAATGACTGACAAGAATTTCCGAGGTAGAGCTGTTGGTTTAACTACATTATTTGGGTTTCTAATGAGTTTAATTGTCGGTCCAATAGCAGTAATCTTAGGAGAGAGTTATTGGAGATTACTCTTCTTACCTGGAATAATAATAGCAATTATTTCTCTCTTAATCAGAGTTAAATTACCAGAATCTAAGCTTTGGGTAGTGAAAAAAGAAGAAAAGATGAAATGGGATAAAATGATTCTCGTTCTTATTGCTATTTGGTTTACCAGCTACTTTACTGGTTACGCTCTTTTTTCAACTCCTATTTTCTCTACACTTGCCGGAAAAGGTTTTGAAAATACAAGCCTTTACTTTACTTATATTCTTTATGGAGATCCAATAGGTGTTGTAGTAAGTTCATTACTTAATGACTTTATAGAGAGGAAATATAGTTCCATGTTCGCAAATCTAATTTCTGGTATATTAGTTGCGTTATGGCCATTCTTTAATGGCTTATCATTTTTAGCAATTGGTTTCGTAATAATGTTTTTCCAAGGATTTAAGTTCCCTACAATGTATACTTATACAGCGGAAAATCTAGGAACAAAGATTAGAACCTTAGGTTATGGGATTGCTGATGGTATTGGCCATTTAGGTGGCGCAATTGGACCAGTAATTATGGCATTACTTTATCTTTCTAACGTTGAAATATCTTATGCTGTAACTGGTATTGTTGCAATGATTTCAGCATTACTTATAATGACCTTTGGAGTATTAACTAACAGAAAAGCTTTAGAGGAAATAAAAGGATGA
- a CDS encoding type 1 glutamine amidotransferase, which translates to MFLGIINYPIEGLGSIKEILEEKGYVVREKLATEISENEEFEGLIIMGGPMGVYESDRYPFLNVEMKLIRKSIDEGKPVLGVCLGSQLISASLGGEIKPGHFGPEIGIYDVYTLSDFEMLGKKIQVFQWHGDTFTLPKGSTLLAYSEKYFQAFKYKTALAIQFHVEVNSKMIEEWVKAYHGDTKLVEDVKEKEEEFRKLAEKIINYWLRGKT; encoded by the coding sequence ATGTTTCTCGGAATAATAAACTATCCAATAGAAGGATTAGGATCGATAAAAGAAATTCTTGAAGAGAAAGGGTATGTGGTAAGGGAAAAACTAGCAACTGAGATAAGTGAAAATGAGGAATTTGAAGGACTTATAATTATGGGTGGACCAATGGGAGTCTATGAAAGCGATCGTTATCCCTTTCTTAATGTAGAGATGAAATTAATAAGAAAAAGCATTGATGAAGGGAAACCGGTACTTGGAGTTTGTTTAGGTTCACAATTAATTTCCGCCTCACTAGGCGGAGAAATTAAGCCTGGCCATTTCGGACCAGAAATTGGGATTTATGATGTTTACACTCTCTCAGATTTTGAAATGTTAGGAAAGAAAATTCAAGTATTCCAATGGCATGGTGATACATTCACTTTACCAAAAGGGAGTACACTTTTAGCTTATAGTGAGAAGTACTTTCAAGCATTTAAGTATAAAACAGCTTTAGCAATTCAATTTCACGTTGAAGTTAACAGTAAAATGATAGAGGAATGGGTTAAAGCTTATCATGGAGATACTAAACTAGTGGAGGACGTAAAAGAAAAAGAGGAAGAGTTTAGGAAATTAGCTGAAAAGATAATAAATTATTGGCTAAGAGGAAAAACATAG
- a CDS encoding HEPN domain-containing protein, with protein MLDWSEYNRWLSSAIKTLESAEKDEDFNWACFKAEQSAQLAVKALLFLLGKPYIGHDLLTLLERTEVQLSSEIVECASFLSKVYIPSRYPDALPEPLTPHLAFTSEDKRKAIECARKIIDLVKSVGEDLRRKEKEEG; from the coding sequence GTGCTTGATTGGAGTGAGTATAATAGATGGTTAAGCTCAGCGATTAAAACTTTAGAAAGTGCTGAAAAGGATGAGGACTTTAATTGGGCATGTTTTAAAGCTGAACAATCTGCTCAACTTGCGGTAAAAGCTCTGTTATTTCTTCTTGGTAAACCTTATATAGGCCATGATTTACTAACACTTTTGGAAAGAACAGAAGTACAACTCTCTAGCGAGATAGTGGAGTGTGCATCTTTTCTTTCAAAAGTTTATATTCCCTCTCGTTATCCAGATGCTTTACCTGAACCTTTAACTCCTCACTTAGCATTTACTTCAGAAGATAAGCGAAAAGCTATTGAATGTGCAAGGAAAATAATAGACTTAGTGAAGAGTGTTGGAGAGGATCTTAGAAGAAAGGAGAAAGAAGAGGGATGA
- a CDS encoding antitoxin: MSDVISVRISRKLKKELEELGINYTDAVRSFLEELVRKEKIKKSLEEAKKIRESLKGRTFIPSSTLIREDRDENNS, from the coding sequence ATGAGTGATGTAATCTCCGTTAGAATAAGTAGAAAATTAAAGAAAGAATTAGAGGAACTAGGAATAAACTATACTGATGCTGTTAGATCATTCTTAGAAGAACTAGTCAGAAAAGAGAAGATAAAGAAAAGCTTAGAAGAAGCTAAAAAGATAAGAGAAAGTTTGAAAGGAAGAACCTTCATACCATCATCTACTTTAATTAGAGAGGACAGAGATGAGAATAATAGCTGA
- a CDS encoding nucleotidyltransferase domain-containing protein: MERILEERRKKRDEVINQVKDFANEVKNKLGKVTVILYGSYARGDFNFWSDIDVILVSEAFTNVRFLDRYEMFPHKPGFEVKPYTPEEFKKMMGKISWKEALKYKVVVVDDYNIFNGTE, translated from the coding sequence TTGGAGAGGATCTTAGAAGAAAGGAGAAAGAAGAGGGATGAAGTTATCAATCAAGTTAAAGATTTTGCTAATGAAGTTAAAAACAAGTTAGGTAAGGTAACTGTTATACTTTATGGTAGTTATGCTAGGGGAGATTTTAATTTTTGGAGTGATATAGATGTAATCTTGGTTTCAGAAGCTTTTACTAATGTTCGTTTTCTTGATAGATATGAGATGTTTCCTCATAAGCCAGGTTTTGAAGTTAAACCTTATACTCCAGAAGAGTTTAAGAAAATGATGGGAAAAATTAGTTGGAAGGAAGCGTTAAAATACAAGGTTGTTGTAGTTGATGATTACAACATTTTTAATGGAACGGAATAG
- a CDS encoding ATP-binding cassette domain-containing protein, whose protein sequence is MKIISEELTKKFGKFIALNKINLNINSSRVALLGANGSGKTTFLYILSGLSYPSKGKLILDDVEPYKERKRTIKRISFAFEKPSFSIKLKVSDIVNFSYNEDIVKILGLKQILDKKLNELSTGQQQLVNIYVALSNWNDILILDEPFANLDIRRVGELTSYLLSRRRDFIVTTHVPEEAEMIAEYFIVLDRGIVKWSGSISDLINSDIYEVYSFYNILDSTKVIYRYGNIYLIQEDIGKIKKMYDEGIIYGFRKSGLRKLYIENEF, encoded by the coding sequence GTGAAGATCATAAGTGAGGAATTAACTAAAAAATTCGGCAAATTTATAGCTTTAAATAAAATTAATCTGAACATTAATTCTTCAAGAGTTGCTTTATTAGGTGCTAATGGTAGTGGTAAAACAACTTTTCTTTATATTCTTTCTGGTTTATCTTATCCTTCAAAAGGTAAGCTAATATTGGATGATGTAGAACCTTATAAAGAGAGAAAAAGAACTATTAAGAGAATTTCATTTGCATTTGAAAAGCCTTCATTTTCCATAAAACTTAAAGTTTCTGATATAGTAAATTTTTCATATAACGAAGATATTGTGAAAATTCTAGGTTTAAAGCAAATTCTCGATAAGAAGCTAAATGAATTATCTACTGGTCAGCAACAGTTAGTAAATATTTATGTTGCTTTATCAAATTGGAATGATATATTAATTCTTGACGAACCATTCGCAAATCTAGATATTAGGAGAGTTGGGGAATTAACTAGTTATTTACTTTCGCGTAGGAGAGATTTTATAGTGACTACTCATGTACCTGAAGAAGCTGAAATGATTGCAGAGTATTTCATCGTATTAGATAGAGGAATTGTAAAATGGAGTGGAAGTATTTCAGATTTAATTAATTCTGATATTTATGAGGTATATTCCTTTTACAACATATTAGATAGTACTAAAGTAATATACAGATATGGAAACATATATTTAATACAAGAAGATATAGGAAAAATTAAAAAAATGTATGATGAAGGAATAATATATGGTTTTAGAAAAAGTGGATTAAGAAAGCTCTATATTGAAAATGAATTCTAA
- a CDS encoding APC family permease has translation MEGKKLSLAQALAIGLGNIIGAGIFVMAGVSITAAGPAALLAFLITALYAMSVGLNNAELSSVFPKVEGGVYSFALLSLGETIGFLVGWFRVIGYAISGGATALGFSGYLITTFSLPSYLYFPLSIILIVILTIIDYLGLKLAAEIESVLVILNVIGLISFSITVLIITGLNIYNFSPFLPHGIKGVLIASNIAFFAYSGFNTIATLTPSVKNGERTVPKAIIFSLLISAILYMLVTFSMVDAVGYKVFSTTSAPLQLVLANIHAPAIVYFFVNLTAILATVTVTLSTIIATERTMMQIESDGLLPKIKGGRKTILVIIALIMVASLGLGNVEAIALASNFGIIFSYMLSGIEVAVVRHRGLKGVFRSPGFPIIQVVSIIMSGIFMYSLGSQSLIIGFITLLIGLVIHSIHKEIFKKEGILLKRTYN, from the coding sequence ATGGAAGGGAAGAAATTATCTCTTGCACAAGCTTTAGCAATCGGTTTAGGAAATATAATTGGTGCAGGCATATTTGTAATGGCCGGTGTTAGTATAACTGCAGCTGGTCCAGCAGCACTATTAGCATTTTTAATTACCGCGCTTTATGCAATGAGCGTTGGATTAAATAATGCTGAACTTTCTTCAGTCTTTCCTAAGGTAGAGGGAGGAGTTTACTCTTTTGCTTTACTTTCTCTTGGTGAAACTATAGGTTTTCTTGTAGGTTGGTTTAGAGTTATTGGTTATGCTATAAGTGGTGGAGCAACAGCTTTAGGCTTTTCTGGATATCTAATCACTACTTTTTCTCTCCCTTCATACCTTTATTTTCCCTTATCCATAATTCTAATTGTAATTCTTACGATTATTGACTATTTAGGTCTTAAGTTAGCTGCTGAGATTGAAAGTGTTCTTGTTATTCTTAACGTCATAGGTCTTATCTCTTTCTCAATAACTGTTTTGATTATTACTGGATTAAATATATATAACTTCTCTCCATTTTTACCACATGGAATTAAAGGGGTCTTAATTGCCTCTAACATAGCCTTCTTTGCTTATTCTGGTTTTAACACAATAGCTACGCTGACACCTTCGGTTAAAAATGGGGAAAGGACAGTCCCTAAAGCTATAATATTTTCCCTATTAATTAGTGCTATACTTTACATGCTTGTTACTTTTTCGATGGTAGATGCTGTAGGTTATAAGGTGTTTAGTACAACATCTGCTCCTTTACAACTTGTTTTGGCAAATATTCATGCTCCAGCAATTGTTTATTTCTTTGTTAACTTAACAGCAATCTTAGCAACTGTTACTGTAACCCTTTCAACTATTATTGCGACTGAAAGGACAATGATGCAAATAGAGTCTGATGGACTTTTACCTAAAATTAAAGGAGGTAGGAAAACCATCTTAGTAATAATAGCCTTAATAATGGTGGCATCTTTAGGCTTAGGTAATGTCGAGGCAATAGCCCTAGCTTCAAATTTCGGTATAATATTCTCCTATATGCTATCTGGCATAGAAGTTGCTGTTGTGAGGCATAGAGGACTAAAAGGAGTATTCAGATCGCCAGGGTTCCCAATAATTCAAGTAGTTTCAATAATAATGTCTGGTATTTTCATGTATTCTCTTGGATCTCAGTCCTTAATTATAGGTTTTATTACCTTGTTAATTGGCTTAGTTATTCATTCTATACATAAGGAGATATTTAAAAAAGAAGGGATACTTTTGAAAAGAACTTATAACTAG
- the trm10 gene encoding tRNA (adenine(9)-N1)-methyltransferase Trm10, whose protein sequence is MILGKIFAEELKKKGIDKLYVGYEEPSLQKLAVKMLLKNYGILRRDKEGIKVKEEEGVSLYKGKGGEKVEYVFVKGGEKITFNPPKYPLIVIDLGLFDELDEEEKRKTLLQIDVTLSVIRKYLWDRNLAIAHYNYSVGKSIIINSLDSDNCIILDPYGDIIANEEIIRKTDIIIIGGIVDKGRRLKYATKRLAEMYNYPCKRVKIALRGSTVGVPDEINKIVDIILKVKTGKELEKAIIEDQSKGDKLARALMDINNHGVEILNEEVKWLNIDDKLYKIILRKIKNTNSVTNH, encoded by the coding sequence GTGATTCTTGGCAAAATATTTGCTGAGGAATTAAAAAAGAAGGGAATAGACAAACTTTATGTAGGTTATGAGGAGCCATCTTTACAAAAATTAGCCGTTAAAATGCTCCTAAAAAATTACGGTATTTTGAGAAGAGATAAAGAAGGAATTAAAGTAAAAGAAGAGGAAGGAGTTTCTCTGTATAAAGGTAAAGGAGGAGAAAAAGTCGAGTATGTGTTTGTAAAAGGAGGAGAAAAAATAACTTTTAACCCACCTAAGTATCCTTTAATCGTTATTGATTTAGGCCTCTTTGATGAACTAGATGAAGAGGAAAAAAGAAAAACTTTACTTCAAATAGACGTTACCTTAAGTGTAATTAGAAAATATTTATGGGATAGAAATTTAGCAATTGCTCACTATAATTATTCTGTTGGAAAATCTATAATAATTAACTCTTTAGATTCTGATAACTGTATAATTCTAGATCCTTATGGAGATATAATTGCTAATGAAGAAATCATCAGAAAGACCGACATTATTATAATAGGAGGAATCGTTGACAAAGGAAGAAGATTAAAGTACGCTACTAAAAGGTTAGCCGAAATGTACAATTATCCTTGTAAAAGAGTGAAAATAGCACTAAGAGGTAGTACTGTAGGTGTACCAGATGAGATTAACAAGATAGTAGATATTATATTGAAAGTAAAAACTGGAAAAGAATTGGAAAAAGCTATAATTGAGGATCAAAGTAAAGGGGATAAATTAGCTAGAGCATTAATGGATATTAACAATCATGGTGTTGAAATTTTAAATGAAGAGGTTAAATGGTTAAATATTGATGATAAACTATATAAAATTATACTTAGAAAAATAAAAAATACTAACTCTGTCACAAATCATTGA
- a CDS encoding type II toxin-antitoxin system VapC family toxin, which yields MRIIADSSAIVSLFFPEKYSERIEEIMENSESILTLDLAFYEVTNAIRKRVVKGEISDNEGKTILEKALTLLNSLEIHSYSEVIEKAYTIQL from the coding sequence ATGAGAATAATAGCTGATTCTTCAGCTATAGTATCACTGTTCTTCCCAGAAAAGTATAGTGAAAGAATAGAGGAAATTATGGAAAACAGTGAAAGCATACTTACTCTTGACTTAGCTTTTTATGAAGTTACAAATGCAATAAGAAAAAGGGTTGTAAAAGGGGAAATAAGTGATAACGAAGGAAAAACTATCTTAGAAAAAGCGTTAACATTACTTAACAGCCTTGAAATTCACTCTTATTCAGAAGTAATTGAAAAAGCTTATACCATCCAACTATAG
- a CDS encoding DUF973 family protein, translating into MLAIASYVFLFLGSIKIRKGFDELLNQGKNVKNGKIGSDLYLFSLILILYEFADLYYRIFSYSTSCSLSWNGSLLDPYLFAVFLIGSIFVGSGFYNLGKELNEITLKIGEILIAIPFLNLVGFILVFIGLSS; encoded by the coding sequence ATCTTAGCCATCGCGTCTTACGTATTTCTTTTCTTAGGTTCGATAAAGATAAGAAAAGGATTTGATGAACTACTAAATCAAGGCAAAAATGTAAAGAATGGTAAAATTGGAAGTGATTTGTATCTTTTTTCTCTTATTCTGATACTATATGAGTTCGCTGACCTTTACTATCGCATTTTCTCATACTCAACTAGCTGTAGTCTTAGCTGGAATGGGAGTTTACTTGATCCTTATCTCTTTGCAGTTTTTCTTATAGGTTCAATATTTGTTGGATCAGGTTTTTATAATTTAGGTAAGGAGTTGAATGAAATAACGTTAAAGATAGGGGAAATATTAATAGCTATACCATTTTTAAATTTAGTAGGATTTATTTTAGTATTTATAGGATTAAGTAGTTAA
- a CDS encoding APC family permease has protein sequence MQKKQDILTNNKRRRVLSFSDLFFLSFGGQAPFISLLTFGTVMIAEVGTEGAFAMLLATFVVFFNGLVIYFLSQRFKRGGGYYIYALYALTSRLGFNTGWNYLLYALSYGGTLLAGGAFVLYTVLSQFIPYLSLPQWFFALIVSSLASGLVLAGVRTSAKYAMVMSLIEMLTIILLSILFLYDSGWNFYNPVPTTISPVLLEAVVFGLGIPTGYGSIAPLGEEAESRDIGKAAIAVLLFGGLLATFFFYSLGALGFTGNLVEYLLSRFGIISLLFIGFIALNDGTLGGVSYILADSRTLEAMAKDKFFPSFLSMVKGNKPIYAEIFTALIFILALTSLAYFVGLYNEFVILGALAGLNNLFIHLSANVSLVRISSKRKGKHIHQIIVGIVASIISLSVFFYSLPTFEKYIVYIFFGWIILGFLYAEGIEITKASSNE, from the coding sequence ATGCAAAAGAAACAAGATATACTTACTAATAATAAGAGGAGAAGAGTGTTATCATTTTCTGATTTATTCTTTTTATCATTTGGTGGGCAAGCTCCTTTTATCTCTTTATTAACTTTTGGTACTGTAATGATTGCTGAGGTTGGGACGGAAGGGGCTTTCGCTATGCTCTTGGCTACATTTGTAGTATTCTTTAATGGTTTAGTTATATATTTTCTCTCGCAAAGATTTAAAAGAGGTGGAGGGTATTATATTTATGCTTTATACGCATTAACTTCTAGATTAGGTTTTAATACAGGTTGGAATTATTTACTCTATGCTCTTTCTTATGGAGGCACTTTGTTAGCTGGTGGAGCATTTGTCTTATACACAGTTTTATCTCAATTTATACCTTATCTCTCATTACCCCAATGGTTTTTTGCACTTATTGTAAGTTCTCTTGCTTCTGGATTAGTTTTAGCTGGGGTTAGAACTTCGGCAAAATATGCTATGGTTATGTCTCTGATAGAAATGTTAACTATAATTCTTCTTTCTATACTTTTTCTTTATGATTCTGGTTGGAATTTTTATAATCCAGTACCAACTACTATAAGCCCAGTACTATTAGAGGCTGTTGTTTTTGGTTTAGGTATACCCACTGGTTATGGTTCTATTGCTCCTTTAGGAGAAGAGGCTGAATCTAGAGATATTGGTAAAGCAGCAATTGCAGTACTTCTTTTTGGTGGTTTACTAGCAACATTTTTCTTTTATTCCTTAGGTGCATTAGGCTTTACTGGTAATCTTGTAGAATATTTGCTCTCACGATTTGGAATCATAAGCCTTTTATTTATTGGCTTTATAGCGTTAAATGATGGTACTTTAGGTGGTGTTTCTTATATTTTAGCTGACTCAAGAACTTTGGAAGCAATGGCCAAAGATAAATTCTTTCCATCTTTCTTATCTATGGTTAAAGGAAACAAACCTATTTATGCAGAGATTTTCACAGCCTTAATATTTATTTTAGCTTTGACTAGTTTAGCCTATTTTGTTGGACTATATAACGAGTTTGTAATTTTAGGTGCTTTAGCTGGATTAAATAATTTATTTATTCACCTATCGGCAAATGTTTCTCTTGTAAGAATCTCTTCAAAAAGAAAAGGAAAACATATACATCAAATAATTGTAGGAATAGTTGCATCAATTATTAGTTTATCAGTATTCTTCTATTCTTTACCAACATTTGAAAAATATATTGTTTACATATTCTTTGGTTGGATAATCTTAGGATTCTTGTATGCTGAGGGAATTGAGATAACTAAGGCCAGCTCGAATGAATAA
- a CDS encoding cbb3-type cytochrome c oxidase subunit I, protein MPKIRASMLYFLTAIAWLGITGIGAMNIRTYLINEGSMNFDEIYYFFLTLHGDARMIAFIQFSSLAIILFFLERSQIKTSFKLLTLSLIFTNLGLLLYFLGGPIVGWYKLFQLLLNKSEFQGC, encoded by the coding sequence ATGCCTAAAATAAGAGCATCTATGCTATATTTTCTAACCGCAATAGCATGGTTAGGAATTACGGGTATTGGAGCTATGAACATTAGAACTTATCTAATTAATGAAGGATCTATGAATTTTGACGAAATCTATTATTTCTTTTTAACGCTTCACGGTGATGCTAGAATGATAGCGTTTATCCAATTTTCTTCATTGGCTATAATACTTTTCTTTTTAGAGAGAAGTCAGATAAAAACTTCATTTAAACTACTGACGTTGTCTTTAATCTTTACTAACTTAGGTTTATTACTATATTTCTTAGGTGGTCCTATAGTTGGATGGTATAAGCTTTTTCAATTACTTCTGAATAAGAGTGAATTTCAAGGCTGTTAA
- a CDS encoding MBL fold metallo-hydrolase yields MKVHEPYVLFEDDKHKFIWLGLDESENEKGILTNQYLIVHENKGYLIDPGGYFVFERVYNNMRKFVEPENVVAILYSHQDPDVIGSLNIIIDMVPNAKVYASALWERFLPHLGVDFKGRFVDIPDEGMMIDFIKAVPAHFMHSPGNFHYYDTYAKIYFSGDLGAVAYRDKWYLIVENFEEHAKLMESFHRRYIASRKAIDIWLKKIEGLDIRIIAPQHGSIFEGENVKKFINWLKSLDKTGLDLME; encoded by the coding sequence ATGAAGGTTCATGAACCATATGTATTATTTGAGGATGATAAGCACAAATTTATTTGGTTAGGCTTAGATGAAAGTGAAAATGAGAAAGGAATACTTACTAATCAATATTTAATTGTTCATGAGAATAAGGGATATTTAATTGATCCGGGAGGATATTTTGTATTTGAAAGAGTATATAATAACATGAGAAAGTTTGTAGAGCCAGAAAACGTGGTAGCAATCTTATACTCTCATCAAGATCCAGATGTAATAGGAAGTCTTAATATAATAATTGATATGGTGCCTAATGCGAAAGTTTATGCTTCAGCATTATGGGAGAGATTCCTTCCTCATTTGGGCGTAGATTTTAAGGGGAGGTTTGTTGACATTCCAGATGAAGGAATGATGATTGATTTTATAAAGGCTGTACCAGCTCATTTTATGCATTCCCCGGGTAATTTCCACTATTATGATACATATGCAAAGATTTACTTCTCTGGTGATTTAGGTGCTGTAGCTTATCGTGATAAGTGGTATTTAATCGTAGAAAACTTTGAGGAACATGCAAAGTTAATGGAATCATTTCATAGAAGATATATAGCCTCTAGAAAAGCGATTGATATTTGGTTAAAGAAGATTGAAGGTTTAGATATAAGGATTATTGCACCACAGCACGGATCAATATTTGAAGGAGAGAATGTGAAGAAGTTTATTAATTGGTTGAAAAGTTTAGATAAAACTGGATTAGATTTAATGGAGTGA
- a CDS encoding HEPN domain-containing protein: MQAEEDLDVAKVFLDSGKFFASAYYSQQSVEKAIKAFLLYLGKEPGKTHSLIELMEELEKEEVNVPQNIKEDAMTLSPHFIISKYPDAANGIPARQYTKSMAEDLYKRAKEVIEWVKGNLH; this comes from the coding sequence ATTCAGGCTGAAGAGGATTTAGATGTAGCCAAAGTTTTCCTAGATTCTGGCAAATTCTTCGCTTCTGCTTATTATTCTCAGCAATCAGTTGAAAAGGCAATAAAAGCCTTTCTTCTTTATCTAGGCAAAGAGCCTGGTAAAACTCATTCATTAATAGAGCTAATGGAGGAATTGGAAAAAGAAGAGGTAAATGTTCCTCAGAACATTAAGGAAGATGCTATGACTTTATCACCCCATTTTATTATATCAAAATATCCGGATGCAGCTAACGGAATTCCAGCTAGACAATATACTAAGTCAATGGCTGAAGATTTATATAAAAGGGCAAAGGAGGTGATTGAATGGGTAAAGGGAAATCTGCATTAG
- a CDS encoding nucleotidyltransferase domain-containing protein, translating into MGKGKSALESQKKMIELAMKITERVASSLPLVKVYVFGSRARGDYLDISDIDLVFVLYGIKDKNVFERMYLLSPFITGNVDYIVLDESEENRLPKDAKLLWSKDKGFVDIRVFLSD; encoded by the coding sequence ATGGGTAAAGGGAAATCTGCATTAGAAAGTCAAAAGAAGATGATAGAATTGGCTATGAAGATCACGGAGAGAGTAGCTTCTTCCCTTCCACTAGTTAAGGTTTATGTTTTTGGAAGTAGGGCTAGGGGAGATTATTTAGATATAAGTGATATTGATTTAGTTTTTGTTCTCTACGGTATAAAGGATAAAAACGTTTTCGAAAGAATGTATTTACTTTCTCCTTTTATTACGGGAAATGTCGATTACATTGTGTTAGATGAAAGTGAGGAAAATAGATTACCAAAAGATGCTAAGTTATTGTGGAGTAAGGATAAAGGATTTGTGGATATTCGCGTTTTCTTATCAGACTAA